From Nicotiana tabacum cultivar K326 chromosome 20, ASM71507v2, whole genome shotgun sequence, one genomic window encodes:
- the LOC107793054 gene encoding uncharacterized protein LOC107793054, giving the protein MTIYTYTPPVVGVGPPFLPLVRVPTRLRPTYYAFATSAAASSPHSLNFSFLRRRYFFPPKSTMPAAAAAAADDEMKFPIELIDEFDFDRIVSSDGLISICGFGSLLSERSARSTFPDLINFRVAKLSGFRRVFAHVAPIFFERGIANPNTKEISSLSVEPCEGETLMVTIFEIQRSEIPAFIEREHEFRFLAVIPETLNGLFYINPSIICARYSDEEYLKTRCKGDKGIFFQQYGRYNIDKIWRDDILPCRVYLRHCVLAAQNLGDIAYNNFLDHTFLGDRRTTIREYLATTGSGIMEEEPPELLKYRYGG; this is encoded by the exons ATGACCATTTACACCTACACTCCTCCTGTAGTAGGCGTAGGACCTCCATTTCTGCCACTTGTTCGTGTTCCCACGCGCTTACGACCTACTTATTATGCCTTCGCTACCTCCGCCGCTGCTTCTTCTCCTCATTCACTCAATTTCTCTTTTCTTCGCCGGAGATATTTTTTCCCGCCAAAATCTACCATGCCTGCCGCCGCCGCTGCTGCCGCCGATGATGAAATGAAGTTTCCTATCGAACTAATTGATGAGTTCGATTTTGATCGAATCGTCTCCTCCGATGGACTTATCTCCATTTGCGGCTTCGGTTCTCTCCTCTCAG AGAGGAGTGCTCGGAGTACATTTCCAGATCTGATCAATTTCAGAGTGGCGAAATTGAGTGGATTTCGGAGGGTATTTGCTCATGTGGCGCCTATTTTCTTCGAGCGTGGCATTGCTAATCCTAATACCAAG GAAATATCAAGCTTGAGTGTGGAGCCCTGTGAAGGGGAAACTCTTATGGTTACTATCTTTGAAATTCAGAGATCCGAG ATTCCAGCATTTATTGAAAGGGAGCACGAATTCCGGTTTTTAGCT GTTATCCCAGAAACATTAAATGGATTGTTTTACATCAACCCATCA ATAATTTGTGCCCGTTATAGTGATGAGGAGTATCTGAAAACTAGATGCAAAG GTGATAAAGGAATCTTCTTCCAGCAGTATGGACGGTATAATATTGACAAGATTTGGAGGGACGATATATTACCTTGCCGTGTCTATCTCCGCCATTG TGTTCTGGCAGCTCAAAATCTTGGTGATATAGCTTACAACAATTTTCTTGATCATACCTTCCTTGGTGATCGTAGAACAACAATACGTGAGTACTTGGCAACTACTGGTTCTGGAATCATGGAAGAGGAGCCTCCAGAGTTGTTAAAATACCGATATGGCGGTTAG
- the LOC107827911 gene encoding protein DEHYDRATION-INDUCED 19 homolog 4-like has translation MDSDPWIRLSTSSRRNQSRSDFYNIGEEYEGEEESRPEFLCPFCGEDFDIVGLCCHIDDEHAFEAKNGICPVCAKRVGVNLVGHITQQHGNILKVQRKRRFRRGGSNSTLSILRKELREGSLQSILRGSSHLVSSSTTDPDPLLSSFINSSALVDEPPEVQPLSPAKAYSTQESTVDNLSDRNLQPSPLSEEDQEEKARKSKFVQGLLLSTFLEDDF, from the exons ATGGATTCTGATCCTTGGATTCGTCTCTCTACTTCTTCACGACGTAATCAATCTCGTTCAG ACTTCTATAATATAGGAGAAGAGTATGAGGGTGAAGAGGAGTCAAGGCCGGAGTTTCTATGCCCGTTCTGTGGTGAGGATTTTGATATTGTTGGCCTTTGCTGTCATATCGACGACGAGCATGCTTTTGAGGCTAAGAATGGG ATATGCCCTGTTTGTGCAAAAAGGGTCGGGGTGAATTTGGTTGGGCATATTACTCAGCAACATGGAAATATTCTAAAG GTGCAGCGCAAGAGACGATTTCGAAGGGGTGGATCTaattcaactctttctatttTAAGAAAAGAGCTAAGAGAAGGAAGTCTACAATCCATCCTCAGGGGATCCTCACACTTGGTTTCTTCCTCCACTACAGATCCTGATCCCTTGTTATCTTCGTTCATTAACAGTTCGGCTTTGGTCGATGAACCTCCCGAAGTTCAACCTCTGTCCCCTGCTAAAGCATACTCAACACAAGAAAGCACTGTTGATAATTTGTCTGACAG AAATCTTCAGCCATCTCCACTATCTGAGGAAGATCAAGAAGAGAAGGCTAGAAAAAGTAAGTTTGTGCAAGGGCTTTTGCTATCGACTTTTCTTGAAGACGACTTCTAA
- the LOC107827912 gene encoding major strawberry allergen Fra a 1-2 produces MGILTTTYEFTTPISAPRMFKSFILDGENLLPKIAPQVFKSIEIIHGDGGPGTIKQFNFAEGTEIKFVKHRVDAIDKEKMTYASTLIEGDTLMDKVESISYELKLESMPDGGCKGKNTSKFNTKPGVEIKEEEIKAGKEMSDEIVKAVEAYLLANPNE; encoded by the exons ATGGGAATTCTCACAACTACTTATGAGTTCACTACCCCAATTTCAGCCCCAAGAATGTTTAAGTCTTTCATTCTTGATGGAGAGAATCTTCTTCCTAAAATTGCACCTCAAGTTTTCAAAAGTATTGAGATAATCCATGGAGATGGAGGCCCTGGAACCATCAAGCAATTCAACTTTGCTGAAG GTACGGAAATCAAGTTTGTGAAGCATAGGGTTGATGCAATTGACAAGGAAAAAATGACCTATGCTTCCACATTGATAGAAGGTGATACTTTGATGGACAAGGTTGAGTCAATTTCATATGAGCTGAAACTTGAATCCATGCCTGATGGAGGATGTAAAGGCAAAAACACTAGCAAATTCAATACAAAACCTGGTGTTGAGATTAAAGAAGAGGAAATTAAGGCAGGCAAAGAGATGTCTGATGAGATTGTCAAGGCTGTTGAGGCCTATCTCTTGGCAAACCCGAATGAATAG